A genomic region of Metopolophium dirhodum isolate CAU chromosome 1, ASM1992520v1, whole genome shotgun sequence contains the following coding sequences:
- the LOC132937193 gene encoding uncharacterized protein LOC132937193 — protein MSLDQLVITFNNEQKHILSVFAETDEVDEFIRVDEDVTETMQSMCDQINVIVAKLKPNNSIATLRNNNRQTSVQSLVLPRIEIPKFDGNIIEWCSFRDMFTSLVHVNEHYTDIERFHYLLCYLLGPALTIVKAVPLTADNYSIAWNALKDRYDNKRLLVTAHIEKLFAFAPLTKESPASLSLFVNTFRENVSAIQALGVSDFAGFLLFYIGSRVIDPMTRRLFEATVAKNQIPDLNSLLDFVSQRCNVLENVGSSSGISYVENNERTVGKTTTKKIQGKKSEKTSLAAVTPAKTKKCLFCGHPHAIYKCFGFRKQPVSSRRDFVNKNQLCFVCLNSGHMSNACPTSFTCRICSSKHSTLLHLTDDITKSNTDKTNDNSERATTSCNATQFSGVTHTETTVLLGTVVVRVRDNTGVLQAVRAVLDSGSQVSAMTVDCVNRLGLTRRKCPVEVIGLSQQPVTTVKGQTNFNFVPVQADAPEFKGTNVIVLPRIMSTMPNRVLPAEVRDRYRHLVFADPQFDHPAPVDMLIGGDLYPSVIQSRADVIHTEGLPSAMNTQLGWVIIGALQDNTHTPLTSLSISTTPPIEELMQRFWTVEEPTESTMPTTQDKQCEDWFVKTTKRDATGRFYVGLPFRTIVCFPGTADIGCQDEKSVVLGSSRTSALNRLYNLERRLEKDPELYTAYRAFMDDYRSLGHMKLATEPGKYFIPHHPVVKRCNEELKIRVVFDASAKSSSGVSLNDCLVTGPKLQTEIGDVLLRSRLHKFVFTADITKMYRQICLHEPDRVYQHILWRNSPSDEVQEYELCTVTYGVSSAPFLAIRCLQQLNMDDGPEFPLVHDVLLTDTYVDDIFVGADTLEDVLAAKIQIIDLLNRGGFSLKKWASNCPEILNTIDIEDRATTPWIEPTREQAVKVLGVHWDPVLDTFGYHSTISQVTPTKRSVLSTVARFYDPIGALGPMVFWAKCLMQRLWMEKLDWDAPLSSALTSLWQGFIDKLPDLACLSLPRHIAVVNSQDIQLLGFADASQVGYAATVYLRVVDQSDNVRLYFLACKTKVAPLKSSSMDMSLTIPRLELCAALLLSRLLSLRLKVLQGRIKITRVRAWTDSTIVLSWLTAEQRLFKIFVTNRVSKIRNLVPQCEWAHVGTADNPADPASRGLLPDALVACSSFLHGPEFLQYPEEQWPVAITSIVDPAELPDFKRPSKNVLLAQQVDDSLIQRFSVLRKMQRVLAYCLRFVDKARQRPVVSGPIIWKEYENVLTKVARYTQRLYYAELHHQLGTSNSVITPSSLAQLAPFVDAHGVIRVGGRLQHSDLNIDAKHPILLPKSSHLAYIIIQHYHQNTLHGGSRLVASLIQRRFWIVSSRAAIRQVIFKCTVCVRYKAAAPQPVMADLPSARVQQCRPFTNVGMDYGGPFTVKESQRRNSRTYKAYLALFICLSTKAVHLEVVTDLSTEAFIAALDRFVARRGIPAQIHSDCGTNYIGAARQLKTLFKDAALQEALHARVPCQWRLNPPAAPHFGGIWETAIKSTKLHLKKVVGNQVHTLEELTTLITRIEGVLNSRPLVVMSSDPNDLSVLTPGHFLIGQPILAIPEHDISDIPQNRLKRWQLIKQALQSFWKRWNREYLHTLQSRQKWFHQNPSLGVGDIVVINSPSRPPLMWQIGRVIEVHPGADQVVRVATVKTAEGILKRPVVKLVKLPTDNA, from the coding sequence ATGTCGTTAGATCAACTTGTCATTACTTTCAATAATGAACAAAAACATATTCTGTCAGTATTTGCTGAGACCGACGAAGTAGACGAGTTTATACGAGTAGATGAGGATGTCACCGAAACAATGCAATCAATGTGTGATCAAATTAATGTGATAGTAGCAAAGTTAAAACCGAATAATTCGATAGCCACGCTGCGCAATAATAATAGGCAGACTTCTGTACAATCACTTGTCTTACCGAGAATAGAGATTCCTAAATTTGATGGAAATATCATTGAATGGTGTTCCTTCCGTGATATGTTTACTTCTTTGGTGCACGTCAACGAACATTACACGGACATTGAGCGTTTCCATTATCTGTTGTGCTATTTATTAGGTCCAGCGTTAACAATAGTAAAAGCAGTCCCACTTACAGCCGACAATTATTCTATTGCTTGGAACGCACTCAAAGATCGGTACGACAATAAACGCTTATTAGTTACTGCGcacattgaaaaattatttgcatTTGCGCCGTTAACAAAGGAATCTCCGGCTTCACTTTCATTGTTCGTCAACACTTTTCGGGAAAATGTATCAGCTATACAAGCTCTTGGAGTTAGTGACTTTGCTGGTTTTTTACTATTCTACATCGGTTCACGGGTTATTGATCCCATGACACGACGATTATTCGAAGCTACTGTCGCTAAAAATCAAATACCTGACTTGAACTCATTATTAGATTTCGTATCACAACGATGTAACGTTTTGGAAAACGTTGGCAGTAGTTCTGGCATTAGTTATGTAGAAAACAATGAAAGGACCGTAGGGAAGACAACGACTAAGAAGATCCAGGGCAAGAAGTCCGAGAAGACATCGTTAGCCGCGGTCACCCCGGCCAAGACAAAAAAGTGTTTGTTTTGTGGACATCCTCATGCAATTTACAAGTGTTTTGGATTCCGAAAACAACCAGTTAGCAGTCGCCGtgattttgtcaataaaaatcaattatgttttgtttgtttgaacagTGGACACATGAGCAATGCGTGTCCTACGTCTTTTACGTGCCGTATATGTTCGAGTAAACATAGTACATTACTACACTTGACAGATGATATTACAAAATCGAATACCGATAAGACAAATGACAACTCCGAACGAGCCACTACAAGTTGTAATGCAACACAGTTTTCGGGAGTTACACATACTGAAACCACTGTTTTGTTAGGAACTGTCGTAGTCAGGGTTCGTGACAATACAGGAGTTTTACAAGCAGTCAGGGCAGTGTTAGACAGTGGATCACAGGTGTCCGCAATGACAGTGGATTGTGTCAATCGGTTAGGTTTGACTCGAAGGAAGTGTCCTGTTGAGGTCATCGGACTTTCCCAACAACCGGTTACTACTGTCAAAGgccaaactaattttaattttgttcctgTACAAGCCGACGCTCCCGAATTTAAGGGAACCAACGTCATTGTCTTACCTCGAATTATGTCAACGATGCCTAACAGGGTTTTGCCAGCTGAGGTACGAGATCGTTATCGTCATCTTGTCTTTGCCGACCCTCAATTTGATCACCCTGCGCCAGTAGATATGTTGATTGGAGGAGATTTATATCCGTCCGTCATTCAATCTAGAGCTGACGTTATACACACCGAAGGCTTACCATCAGCGATGAATACACAATTAGGTTGGGTCATAATTGGTGCGTTACAGGATAACACACATACTCCGCTTACGTCTCTGTCAATTAGTACAACCCCTCCGATCGAAGAATTGATGCAGCGTTTTTGGACAGTAGAGGAACCCACAGAGTCAACAATGCCAACTACACAAGACAAGCAATGTGAAGACTGGTTTGTTAAAACCACGAAACGAGACGCCACCGGTCGATTTTATGTTGGTTTACCGTTTCGAACAATAGTATGTTTCCCGGGTACAGCTGACATCGGATGTCAAGATGAGAAATCGGTCGTTTTAGGGTCATCCAGAACTTCTGCTCTGAACCGATTGTATAATTTAGAACGTCGCCTTGAAAAGGATCCGGAATTATATACTGCCTACCGGGCCTTCATGGATGATTACAGATCGTTAGGACATATGAAGTTAGCGACCGAGCCaggcaaatattttatacctcacCATCCTGTAGTTAAACGGTGTAATGAGGAACTGAAGATTCGTGTGGTGTTTGATGCCTCAGCTAAGTCTTCATCCGGAGTCTCATTAAATGACTGCTTGGTGACTGGACCAAAGCTTCAGACAGAAATCGGTGATGTTTTGTTGCGCAGTCGACTACACAAATTTGTCTTTACAGCCGACATCACTAAAATGTACCGTCAAATATGTCTACATGAACCAGATAGAGTTTATCAACATATACTATGGCGCAATTCGCCTAGTGACGAGGTACAGGAGTATGAGTTGTGTACGGTCACATATGGCGTAAGTTCGGCTCCGTTTTTAGCGATTCGATGCCTACAACAGCTCAATATGGATGATGGACCTGAATTTCCACTCGTCCACGATGTCCTGTTAACTGATACATACGTGGATGATATTTTTGTTGGCGCTGACACTTTAGAGGACGTTTTAGCAGCAAAAATCCAAATCATCGACTTGTTAAATCGAGGTGGATTTAGCCTGAAAAAATGGGCTAGCAATTGTCCCGAGATTTTGAACACTATCGACATTGAAGACCGGGCTACGACACCATGGATAGAGCCAACTAGGGAACAGGCCGTCAAAGTTTTAGGAGTACATTGGGACCCTGTACTTGACACATTCGGCTATCATTCGACGATAAGTCAAGTTACTCCTACAAAACGGTCAGTATTATCAACTGTTGCTCGCTTTTATGATCCAATCGGCGCGTTGGGTCCGATGGTTTTCTGGGCCAAGTGTTTAATGCAGAGGCTATGGATGGAGAAATTAGATTGGGATGCACCACTTTCATCAGCTTTGACATCGTTGTGGCAAGGTTTCATCGATAAGCTGCCGGACTTAGCATGCTTGTCGTTACCACGACACATTGCAGTAGTCAACAGTCAAGATATACAATTACTAGGATTCGCTGACGCGTCTCAGGTTGGATATGCAGCAACAGTGTATTTGCGTGTGGTAGACCAGAGTGATAATGTCCGATTGTATTTCCTGGCATGTAAAACAAAGGTTGCACCACTGAAGTCATCATCAATGGATATGTCATTAACCATACCACGGCTAGAGCTCTGTGCCGCACTCTTGTTGTCACGTCTCTTGTCTCTACGTTTGAAAGTTTTACAGGGCAGAATCAAGATCACACGTGTCCGGGCATGGACAGATTCAACTATTGTTTTATCGTGGCTCACAGCTGAACAAAGGCTATTTAAAATCTTTGTCACAAACCGAGTATCGAAAATACGCAATCTCGTACCCCAGTGCGAATGGGCTCACGTCGGTACTGCAGATAATCCAGCCGACCCTGCATCGCGAGGACTGCTTCCAGATGCCTTGGTAGCATGTTCATCATTTCTACATGGACCGGAATTTCTCCAGTATCCGGAAGAGCAATGGCCGGTTGCCATCACATCGATTGTAGATCCTGCAGAGCTCCCTGATTTTAAACGCCCATCGAAAAATGTGCTGTTAGCTCAACAGGTTGATGATAGTTTGATTCAGCGGTTTTCTGTGTTGCGCAAGATGCAACGGGTGCTAGCATATTGTCTTCGATTTGTCGACAAGGCTCGACAACGTCCAGTCGTGAGTGGACCAATCATTTGGAAGGAGTACGAAAATGTTTTGACAAAGGTAGCGAGGTACACTCAAAGGTTATATTACGCAGAGTTGCACCACCAACTAGGAACTTCAAATTCCGTCATCACCCCGAGTTCCCTCGCTCAACTTGCACCTTTTGTCGATGCTCACGGTGTGATTAGAGTAGGCGGCCGTCTACAGCATTCGGACTTGAACATAGACGCCAAACACCCTATCTTGTTACCAAAGTCGTCTCACCTTGCTTACATCATTATTCAACACTACCATCAGAACACTTTACATGGTGGATCGCGTCTAGTGGCCTCACTAATTCAGCGACGTTTTTGGATCGTTTCCAGTCGAGCTGCGATACGgcaagttatatttaaatgtacagtGTGTGTCAGATACAAGGCTGCCGCTCCCCAACCAGTGATGGCAGATTTACCCTCAGCAAGAGTCCAACAATGTCGACCATTTACAAATGTCGGGATGGACTACGGAGGTCCATTCACGGTTAAAGAAAGTCAACGCCGTAATTCAAGGACTTATAAGGCGTATCTTGCGTTATTTATTTGTCTATCCACCAAGGCTGTCCACCTGGAGGTGGTAACGGATTTGTCAACGGAAGCCTTTATAGCTGCGCTGGATCGATTTGTAGCCCGTAGAGGAATTCCTGCACAGATCCACTCGGATTGTGGTACAAATTACATTGGAGCAGCAAGGCAGCTTAAGACATTATTTAAAGACGCAGCACTCCAAGAAGCTCTGCATGCACGAGTTCCGTGTCAGTGGCGATTAAACCCGCCTGCAGCTCCGCACTTTGGCGGTATTTGGGAAACTGCTATCAAAAGTACAAAGTTACACCTAAAAAAGGTTGTAGGTAATCAGGTGCATACCTTAGAGGAATTGACGACATTGATTACACGGATCGAGGGTGTACTCAATTCTCGACCCTTGGTTGTCATGTCAAGCGATCCGAACGATTTGTCTGTGCTAACACCGGGACATTTTTTGATCGGACAACCGATCTTGGCAATTCCTGAACACGACATCAGTGACATTCCGCAGAATCGCCTCAAACGCTGGCAGTTAATTAAACAAGCCCTTCAATCATTTTGGAAACGGTGGAATCGGGAGTATTTGCACACGCTGCAGAGTAGACAGAAATGGTTCCATCAAAATCCCAGTCTCGGTGTCGGAGATATCGTCGTCATAAATTCACCTTCTCGACCTCCTTTGATGTGGCAAATTGGTCGGGTCATCGAGGTCCACCCTGGTGCTGACCAAGTGGTCCGTGTAGCCACTGTCAAGACAGCGGAAGGGATACTGAAACGTCCAGTGGTAAAGTTGGTTAAACTACCCACCGACAACGCTTAA